In Equus caballus isolate H_3958 breed thoroughbred chromosome 7, TB-T2T, whole genome shotgun sequence, one DNA window encodes the following:
- the HMG20B gene encoding SWI/SNF-related matrix-associated actin-dependent regulator of chromatin subfamily E member 1-related, translating to MSHGPKQPGTAAAPAGGKAPGQHGGFVVAVKQERGEGPRAGEKGSHEEEPVKKRGWPKGKKRKKILPNGPKAPVTGYVRFLNERREQIRTRHPDLPFPEITKMLGAEWSKLQPAEKQRYLDEAEREKQQYMKELRAYQQSEAYKMCTEKIQEKKIKKEDSGSGLMNTLLNGHKGGDCDSFSTFDVPIFTEEFLDQNKAREAELRRLRKMNVAFEEQNAVLQRHTQSMSSARERLEQELALEERRTLALQQQLQAVRQALTASFASLPVPGTGETPTLSTLDFYMARLHGAIERDPAQHEKLIVRIKEILAQVASEHL from the exons ATGTCCCACGGCCCCAAGCAGCCCGGCACGGCCGCCGC GCCGGCGGGCGGCAAGGCTCCGGGCCAGCATGGGGGCTTCGTGGTGGCTGTCAAGCAAGAGCGCGGCGAGGGCCCGCGGGCCGGCGAGAAGGGGTCGCACGAGGAGGAG CCCGTGAAGAAGCGCGGCTGGCCCAAGGGCAAGAAGCGGAAGAAGATCCTGCCAAACGGGCCCAAGGCACCTGTCACGGGCTACGTGCGCTTCCTGAACGAGCGCCGAGAGCAGATCCGCACGCGCCACCCGGACCTGCCCTTCCCCGAGATCACCAAGATGCTGGGCGCCGAGTGGAGCAAGCTGCAGCCGGCGGAGAAgcag CGGTACCTGGACGAGGCCGAGCGGGAGAAGCAGCAGTACATGAAGGAGCTGCGGGCGTACCAGCAGTCAGAAGCCTACAAGATGTGCACGGAGAAGATCCAGGAGAAGAAGATCAAGAAAG AGGACTCGGGCTCCGGGCTCATGAATACGCTCTTGAATGGACACAAG GGTGGGGACTGCGACAGCTTCTCCACCTTCGACGTCCCCATCTTCACTGAAGAGTTCTTGGACCAAAACAAAG CGCGGGAGGCGGAGCTGCGGCGCCTGCGGAAGATGAACGTGGCCTTCGAGGAGCAGAACGCGGTGCTGCAGCGGCACACGCAGAGCATGAGCAGCGCGCGCGAGCGCCTGGAGCAGGAGCTGGCGCTGGAGGAGCGGCGCACGCTGGCgctgcagcagcagctccaggccGTGCGCCAGGCGCTCACCGCCAGCTTCGCCTCGCTGCCCGTGCCCG GCACGGGCGAGACGCCCACGCTCAGCACGCTGGACTTCTACATGGCCCGGCTGCACGGCGCCATCGAGCGCGACCCCGCCCAGCACGAGAAGCTCATCGTGCGCATCAAGGAGATCCTGGCCCAGGTCGCCAG TGAGCACCTATGA